A region of Denticeps clupeoides chromosome 19, fDenClu1.1, whole genome shotgun sequence DNA encodes the following proteins:
- the rnf228 gene encoding RING finger protein 223, producing MTRGAMAEADLAAASSPVPRGSPGSALEFPLPYEEYECKICYNYFDLDRRAPKILECLHTFCQECLHALHLREERPWRVTCPVCRHRTPVPDYRIRNLPNNTKVTENFPVYIDSDPLPQDALPATPPPLHPALVAIRREDASATTSASASQATVTPSSTVSAATTLSRDSVSSAGGRYGGETCCHDCKRLALTTGCVCVIFSFLSMLVLLFMGLILVHSHGGPPSPAGPICLSVASILAMSSVVVTWLICWLKYRPEQETRRASATSTSSRRNA from the coding sequence ATGACGCGAGGTGCCATGGCGGAGGCGGATTTAGCAGCAGCGAGCAGCCCGGTTCCCCGCGGCTCTCCGGGATCGGCGCTGGAGTTTCCGTTACCGTACGAGGAATACGAATGCAAGATCTGCTACAATTACTTCGATCTGGATCGGCGCGCACCGAAGATCCTCGAGTGTCTCCACACCTTCTGCCAGGAGTGTCTGCACGCGCTGCACCTGCGCGAGGAGCGGCCTTGGCGCGTCACGTGTCCGGTCTGCAGACACCGGACCCCCGTGCCGGACTACAGGATCCGGAACCTACCCAACAACACGAAGGTCACGGAGAACTTCCCCGTCTACATCGACTCAGACCCCCTGCCCCAAGACGCGCTCCCCGCCACGCCCCCGCCGCTGCACCCCGCGCTCGTTGCCATCAGGCGCGAGGACGCGTCCGCCACGACCTCCGCCAGCGCCAGCCAGGCCACCGTCACGCCGTCCAGCACGGTCTCGGCGGCCACCACGCTGTCGCGGGACTCCGTGTCGTCGGCCGGCGGGCGCTACGGCGGAGAGACCTGCTGCCACGACTGCAAGCGCCTGGCGCTCACGACGGGCTGCGTGTGCGTCatcttctccttcctctccaTGCTCGTGCTACTCTTCATGGGCCTGATCCTCGTCCACAGTCACGGCGGGCCGCCTTCCCCCGCGGGACCCATCTGTCTGTCCGTCGCGAGCATCCTCGCGATGTCCTCGGTGGTGGTCACGTGGCTCATCTGCTGGCTCAAATACAGACCTGAGCAGGAGACCCGGCGCGCATCGGCCACCAGCACTTCCAGCAGGAGAAACGCCTAA
- the sgpp2 gene encoding sphingosine-1-phosphate phosphatase 2 isoform X1 gives MRAFVAYLHGSELVARFQRSCGLFPRVDGNSLGCAGERDNAVGRRRGEVERSCSSQHGGCREEEASNSEYEVRNRPLHFLFLVSAALGSEVFYISFLPCIHWNLDPFLCRRLVNMWAVVMYVGQVLKDVLKLPRPLAPPVVKLEKRVDAEYGLPSTHAMAATALSFTLLLSAQERVQFQLEMGVFLAVLLSALVCLSRLYTGMHSALDVICGAAIAGVITISSYPLWQTLDQLQLHSPISPAVALLLPIFLCYRYPELGHYSTTRGDTTVILGAASGCWVGYWLNEQFGLTFEPSGPLPMPMSPVTINAFVLGVGRFMVGLSVLLCTRQTARWTSFAILCCFYGELQHDAKLKRRKEVEVPYYFSTYLTIGLMNTVLVNRLFVILGLL, from the exons ATGCGGGCCTTCGTCGCGTACCTGCACGGGTCCGAGCTGGTGGCGAGATTCCAGCGGAGTTGCGGGCTGTTTCCACGCGTGGACGGGAATAGCCTCGGCTGCGCTGGGGAACGGGACAATGCGGTGGggcggaggagaggagaagtggAGCGCAGCTGCAGCAGTCAGCACGGCGGATGCCGAGAAGAGGAG GCCTCAAATTCTGAATATGAGGTGAGGAACCGCCCTCTGCACTTCCTCTTCCTGGTGTCGGCAGCACTTGGAAGTGAAGTTTTCTACATCTCCTTTCTGCCCTGTATCCACTGGAACCTGGACCCTTTCCTGTGCAGACGCCTTGTCAACATGTGGGCA GTGGTGATGTATGTTGGTCAGGTGTTGAAAGATGTTTTGAAACTGCCGCGCCCCCTAGCGCCACCTGTGGTAAAACTGGAAAAACGGGTGGATGCAGAATATGGCCTTCCCTCCACTCACGCCATGGCAGCTACGGCCCTCTCATTCACACTACTGCTGAGTGCACAAGAGAGAGTACAG TTCCAGCTGGAGATGGGTGTATTCCTGGCTGTGCTCCTGTCAGCGTTGGTGTGTTTGAGTCGCTTGTACACCGGCATGCACTCAGCACTG GATGTGATCTGCGGCGCTGCAATCGCAGGGGTCATCACCATCTCATCTTATCCCCTGTGGCAAACCTTGGACCAACTGCAGTTGCACAGTCCCATCTCACCTGCAGTTGCATTATTGCTCCCCATCTTCCTTTGCTATAGGTACCCTGAGCTGGGCCACTACAGCACCACTCGGGGGGATACCACAGTCATCTTGGGAGCTGCGTCTGGCTGCTGGGTGGGCTACTGGCTGAATGAGCAATTTGGACTGACATTTGAGCCTTCTGGTCCCCTTCCAATGCCTATGTCTCCAGTGACAATAAATGCCTTTGTTCTGGGGGTGGGAAGGTTTATGGTGGGTCTCTCAGTCCTGTTGTGTACCCGGCAGACAGCACGCTGGACCAGCTTTGCAATCCTCTGCTGTTTCTATGGCGAATTGCAACACGATGCTAAGTTGAAGAGAAGGAAAGAGGTTGAGGTGCCATATTACTTCAGCACATACTTGACCATTGGCCTGATGAACACTGTACTTGTCAACAGACTCTTTGTTATATTAGGGCTATTGTGA
- the sgpp2 gene encoding sphingosine-1-phosphate phosphatase 2 isoform X2, producing MRWGGGEEKWSAAAAVSTADAEKRRPQILNMRRLVNMWAVVMYVGQVLKDVLKLPRPLAPPVVKLEKRVDAEYGLPSTHAMAATALSFTLLLSAQERVQFQLEMGVFLAVLLSALVCLSRLYTGMHSALDVICGAAIAGVITISSYPLWQTLDQLQLHSPISPAVALLLPIFLCYRYPELGHYSTTRGDTTVILGAASGCWVGYWLNEQFGLTFEPSGPLPMPMSPVTINAFVLGVGRFMVGLSVLLCTRQTARWTSFAILCCFYGELQHDAKLKRRKEVEVPYYFSTYLTIGLMNTVLVNRLFVILGLL from the exons ATGCGGTGGggcggaggagaggagaagtggAGCGCAGCTGCAGCAGTCAGCACGGCGGATGCCGAGAAGAGGAG GCCTCAAATTCTGAATATGAG ACGCCTTGTCAACATGTGGGCA GTGGTGATGTATGTTGGTCAGGTGTTGAAAGATGTTTTGAAACTGCCGCGCCCCCTAGCGCCACCTGTGGTAAAACTGGAAAAACGGGTGGATGCAGAATATGGCCTTCCCTCCACTCACGCCATGGCAGCTACGGCCCTCTCATTCACACTACTGCTGAGTGCACAAGAGAGAGTACAG TTCCAGCTGGAGATGGGTGTATTCCTGGCTGTGCTCCTGTCAGCGTTGGTGTGTTTGAGTCGCTTGTACACCGGCATGCACTCAGCACTG GATGTGATCTGCGGCGCTGCAATCGCAGGGGTCATCACCATCTCATCTTATCCCCTGTGGCAAACCTTGGACCAACTGCAGTTGCACAGTCCCATCTCACCTGCAGTTGCATTATTGCTCCCCATCTTCCTTTGCTATAGGTACCCTGAGCTGGGCCACTACAGCACCACTCGGGGGGATACCACAGTCATCTTGGGAGCTGCGTCTGGCTGCTGGGTGGGCTACTGGCTGAATGAGCAATTTGGACTGACATTTGAGCCTTCTGGTCCCCTTCCAATGCCTATGTCTCCAGTGACAATAAATGCCTTTGTTCTGGGGGTGGGAAGGTTTATGGTGGGTCTCTCAGTCCTGTTGTGTACCCGGCAGACAGCACGCTGGACCAGCTTTGCAATCCTCTGCTGTTTCTATGGCGAATTGCAACACGATGCTAAGTTGAAGAGAAGGAAAGAGGTTGAGGTGCCATATTACTTCAGCACATACTTGACCATTGGCCTGATGAACACTGTACTTGTCAACAGACTCTTTGTTATATTAGGGCTATTGTGA
- the farsb gene encoding phenylalanine--tRNA ligase beta subunit, with the protein MPTVSVKRDLLFQALGKKYTDEEFDELCFEFGLELDEITSEKDIISREQGDVRAAGASDVVLYKIDVPANRYDLLCLEGLVRGLQVFKQKIEAPYYRRVGATDGKPQRFIITQETAVLRPHAVAAVLRNITFTQERYDSFIELQEKLHQNICRKRSLVAIGTHDLDTISGPFTYTAKAPDDICFKPLNQKEESTATELMRLYKNDSHLRHYLHIIEDEPHYPIIYDSNGVVLSMPPIINGDHSKISLKTKNVFIECTATDLTKAKIVLDMMVTMFSEYCAKPFTVEEVEVVCPDGSTCLYPDLAYRKELISGDTINQKVGIKESAESLARLLTRMCLKAEVTGKADEIEVEIPPTRSDVIHACDIMEDAAMAYGFNNIARTKPKTYTIANQLPLNKLSELLRLELAAAGFTEALTFALCSQEDIADKLGKKISDSRAVHISNPKTAEFQVARTTLLPGLLKTLAANRKLPLPLKLFEISDVVLKDDTTDVGARNNRRLCAVFYNKIPGFEVIHGLLDRVMQLLDVKPSRDQGYYIQAASDSIFFPGRCAEIISHGKSVGCLGVLHPDVINRFELTMPCSALDLDIEPFL; encoded by the exons ATGCCGACTGTCAGCGTTAAAAGAGATCTTCTATTCCAAGCTTTAGGGAAAAAATACA CTGATGAAGAATTTGATGAACTGTGCTTTGAATTTGGACTGGAACTGGATGAGATT ACATCAGAGAAGGACATTATAAGTCGAGAGCAGGGAGATGTCCGAGCAGCTGGGGCATCTGATGTGGTGCTGTACAAGATTGATGTCCCAGCCAACAGATATGACCTGCTCTGTCTGGAGGGCCTTGTTCGGGGTCTGCAGGTGTTCAAACAGAA GATAGAGGCCCCATATTATCGTCGTGTCGGTGCTACAGATGGAAAGCCACAGAGGTTCATCATCACTCAGGAg ACAGCAGTGCTCCGACCTCATGCTGTAGCTGCTGTTCTGAGGAACATCACTTTTACCCAAGAGCGCTACGACAGCTTTATTGAGCTACAGGAAAAACTGCACCAGAACATCTGCAG AAAACGGTCCCTGGTTGCCATAGGAACCCATGACCTGGACACAATCTCTGGTCCATTCACCTATACAGCTAAAGCACCCGATGACATCTGCTTCAAACCACTCAACCAGAAGGAAGAATCCACTGCTACAGAGCTTATGAGGCTGTAcaag AACGACAGTCACCTTCGGCATTACCTGCACATCATTGAAGATGAACCCCACTATCCGATTATATATGACAGCAATGGAGTCGTTCTATCCATGCCACCAATTATCAATG GTGACCATTCCAAAATCTCCCTGAAAACAAAGAATGTTTTCATTGAGTGTACAGCAACAGACCTCACAAAG GCCAAAATTGTATTGGACATGATGGTTACCATGTTCAGTGAATACTGTGCTAAACCTTTCAC GGTGGAAGAGGTAGAAGTTGTTTGCCCTGATGGTTCAACCTGTCTGTATCCA GATTTGGCATACAGGAAAGAACTTATCTCTGGTGATACCATCAACCAGAAAGTGGGCATTAA ggaatCTGCAGAGAGCCTAGCCAGGCTCCTTACCCGTATGTGCTTGAAGGCAGAGGTTACAGGCAAGGCTGATGAAATTGAGGTTGAGATCCCACCCACGCGCTCTGATGTCATCCACGCTTGTGACATCATGGAGGATGCTGCCATGGCTTATGGTTTCAACAACATTGCCCGCACTAAGCCCAAAACCTACACCATAGCCAATCAG CTCCCTCTAAATAAGCTATCAGAGTTGCTGCGACTTGAGCTGGCAGCAGCTGGATTTACGGAAGCCCTAACCTTTGCTTTG TGCTCTCAGGAAGACATTGCAGATAAGCTTGGGAAGAAAATCAGTGACAGCAGAGCAGTGCATATCAGCAACCCCAAAACTGCAGAGTTCCAG GTTGCACGCACCACTCTGTTGCCCGGGCTACTGAAGACTCTGGCGGCCAACAGGAAGCTGCCCCTTCCTCTTAAGCTGTTTGAGATTTCAGATGTGGTCTTAAAGGATGATACTACag ATGTTGGGGCTCGTAATAACAGGCGTCTTTGTGCTGTCTTCTATAACAAGATTCCTGGATTTGAGGTCATACATGGCCTGCTGGACAGGGTCATGCAACTACTGGATGTCAAGCCAAGTCGTGACCAAGGTTACTACATCCAGGCTGCTTCAG ACTCCATCTTCTTCCCTGGCCGCTGTGCAGAGATCATTTCTCATGGGAAAAGCGTTGGATGCCTGGGGGTCCTCCACCCAGATGTGATAAACCGCTTTGAGCTAACCATGCCCTGCTCTGCTCTTGATCTGGACATTGAGCCATTCCTGTGA